The bacterium genome contains a region encoding:
- the pseC gene encoding UDP-4-amino-4,6-dideoxy-N-acetyl-beta-L-altrosamine transaminase, translated as MSLAWLPYGRHWLEEDDIAAVVEVLRHHNLTQGEKVAEFEQALAAYCGAQYAVAVANGTAALHCAALAAGFAPGDEVITSPLTFAASANCIAYLGGRPVFADIDAGTRNLDPAEVARRLTPQTRGLLPVHFAGRSCDMPVFAELARRHNLVVIEDAAHAIGSEYEADGACLRVGACAHSDMTVFSFHPVKHVTTGEGGAILTNRADIYQRLLLFRSHGITKNPQRLEHNEGPWYYEMQALGYNYRLTDMQCALGLSQMKKLPQFLARRAEIVARYNKTFGSHPALIPPQVPKAATAWHLYVLEFDLAQLDCDRRTIFLELQEARLGVQVHYIPVHLLPYYRKHFGTKPGDYPRAERYYSRALSLPLYPKLTDAEVNRVIDTVLQIVNRHRR; from the coding sequence ATGAGTCTGGCTTGGCTGCCCTATGGCCGGCACTGGCTGGAAGAAGATGACATCGCCGCAGTGGTCGAAGTGCTGCGCCATCACAATCTCACCCAGGGTGAAAAGGTCGCGGAATTCGAACAAGCGCTGGCAGCGTATTGCGGCGCGCAGTACGCCGTGGCGGTGGCCAACGGCACGGCGGCTTTGCATTGCGCCGCGCTGGCGGCCGGCTTCGCGCCCGGCGACGAGGTGATCACTTCGCCGCTCACCTTTGCCGCTTCAGCCAATTGCATTGCCTATCTCGGCGGCCGGCCGGTGTTCGCGGATATCGATGCCGGCACGCGCAATCTCGATCCCGCGGAAGTGGCTCGCCGACTCACGCCGCAAACCCGCGGCCTGCTACCGGTGCATTTCGCCGGCCGCAGTTGTGACATGCCGGTATTCGCCGAGCTGGCCCGCCGCCACAATCTGGTGGTGATCGAAGACGCGGCGCACGCCATCGGCAGCGAATATGAAGCCGACGGCGCCTGTCTGCGCGTCGGCGCGTGCGCCCATTCCGACATGACGGTGTTCAGCTTCCATCCGGTCAAACATGTGACCACCGGCGAAGGCGGCGCCATTCTCACCAACCGCGCGGATATCTACCAGCGCCTGTTGCTGTTTCGCAGCCACGGCATCACCAAGAATCCACAACGCCTCGAGCACAACGAGGGCCCATGGTATTATGAGATGCAAGCGCTCGGTTACAATTACCGCTTGACCGACATGCAGTGTGCGCTCGGCCTCAGCCAGATGAAAAAGCTGCCGCAATTTCTCGCGCGCCGCGCGGAAATCGTCGCCCGCTACAACAAAACGTTCGGCAGCCATCCGGCCCTGATTCCGCCGCAAGTGCCCAAGGCGGCCACGGCCTGGCATCTCTACGTTTTGGAATTCGACCTCGCCCAGCTCGATTGCGACCGGCGCACGATTTTCCTGGAGCTGCAGGAAGCCCGCCTGGGCGTGCAGGTGCATTACATTCCCGTGCATTTGCTGCCTTATTACCGCAAACACTTCGGCACCAAACCCGGCGATTATCCCCGCGCCGAACGCTACTACAGCCGCGCGCTGTCGCTGCCGCTCTACCCGAAACTTACCGACGCCGAGGTGAACCGCGTGATCGACACGGTTCTGCAAATCGTCAACCGGCACCGGCGATGA
- a CDS encoding methyltransferase domain-containing protein, producing MKQTVPAPADAWRGEFGKAYTDRNAWPLAEMEERYRQTYGLSRTEMNRRQLDVLDRNLRILEVGANVGNQLLCLQQMGFTSLYGIELQDYAVELAKQRTRHLNLLTGVAHDLPFKDGYFDLVFTSGVLIHIAPADIPAVLREIHRCSRRYIWGFEYFAERYTEVNYRGHDGLLWKTDFARLYLDTFADLRLLREDRYRYLNQDLTDTMFLLERIDAPAGRE from the coding sequence ATGAAACAGACAGTGCCCGCGCCGGCAGATGCGTGGCGCGGTGAATTCGGCAAAGCCTACACCGATCGCAACGCCTGGCCGCTGGCGGAGATGGAAGAAAGATACCGGCAAACCTACGGGCTGAGCCGCACCGAGATGAACCGCCGCCAGCTCGACGTGCTCGACCGCAACCTGCGCATCCTGGAAGTGGGCGCCAATGTCGGCAACCAGTTGCTCTGCCTGCAGCAGATGGGCTTCACTTCACTTTACGGCATCGAACTGCAGGACTATGCCGTGGAGCTGGCCAAGCAGCGCACCCGCCACCTCAATCTGCTCACCGGCGTCGCGCACGACCTGCCGTTCAAAGACGGTTACTTCGATCTGGTCTTCACCTCCGGCGTGCTGATTCACATCGCGCCCGCCGATATCCCGGCGGTGTTGCGCGAGATCCATCGCTGCAGCCGGCGCTACATTTGGGGCTTCGAGTATTTTGCCGAACGCTATACCGAAGTCAATTACCGCGGCCATGACGGCTTGCTGTGGAAAACGGATTTTGCCCGCCTTTATCTCGACACCTTTGCCGATCTGCGTTTGCTGCGGGAAGACCGTTACCGTTATCTGAATCAGGATTTGACCGACACCATGTTTCTGTTGGAGCGGATCGATGCACCGGCCGGCCGCGAGTGA
- the pseB gene encoding UDP-N-acetylglucosamine 4,6-dehydratase (inverting) — protein MNWSDKNVLLTGGTGSFGKKFVAIALQKYRPKKLIVFSRDELKQYEMQQQFRDPILRYFLGDVRDQERLHRALHGVDIVVHAAALKQIPACEYNPIEAVKTNVLGAQNIIEAAINNGVQRVIALSTDKAANPVNLYGATKLVSDKLFVAGNSYSGATGPRFSAVRYGNVIGSRGSVIPFFKEKRATGELPITDLRMTRFFITLEQGVEFVFRCFDLMQGGEIFVPKIPSMRITDLAKALAPECTIKVVGIRPGEKIHETMVPRDEAHHTLEFDTYFIVEPTFPWWGRANHGAGKRVPDDFSYSSDNNTWWLSADELKKLVGE, from the coding sequence ATGAACTGGAGTGACAAAAACGTTTTGCTCACCGGCGGCACCGGCTCGTTCGGCAAGAAATTCGTCGCGATTGCGCTGCAAAAATACCGGCCGAAGAAGCTGATCGTCTTCAGCCGCGACGAGCTCAAGCAGTATGAAATGCAGCAGCAGTTCCGCGATCCGATCTTGCGCTATTTTCTCGGCGATGTGCGCGACCAGGAGCGGCTGCACCGCGCGCTGCACGGCGTAGACATCGTCGTGCACGCCGCCGCCCTCAAACAAATCCCCGCCTGTGAATACAATCCCATCGAAGCCGTGAAGACCAACGTGCTGGGCGCGCAGAACATCATCGAAGCCGCGATCAACAACGGCGTGCAGCGCGTGATCGCCCTGAGCACCGACAAGGCCGCAAATCCCGTCAATCTTTATGGCGCGACCAAACTGGTGTCGGACAAACTCTTCGTCGCGGGCAACTCCTATTCCGGCGCCACCGGGCCCCGCTTCAGCGCGGTGCGCTACGGCAACGTCATCGGCAGCCGCGGCAGCGTGATTCCCTTCTTCAAGGAAAAACGCGCCACCGGCGAGCTGCCCATCACCGATTTGCGCATGACCCGCTTCTTCATCACCCTCGAGCAGGGCGTGGAATTCGTGTTCCGCTGTTTTGATTTGATGCAGGGCGGCGAGATTTTCGTGCCGAAAATTCCCAGCATGCGCATCACCGATCTCGCCAAAGCGCTGGCGCCGGAGTGCACCATCAAAGTCGTGGGCATCCGGCCCGGCGAAAAAATTCACGAAACCATGGTGCCGCGCGACGAAGCCCATCACACGCTCGAGTTCGATACTTACTTCATCGTCGAGCCGACCTTCCCGTGGTGGGGCAGAGCCAACCACGGCGCGGGCAAACGCGTGCCGGATGACTTCAGCTACAGCAGTGACAACAACACCTGGTGGCTGAGCGCGGACGAACTGAAAAAACTGGTGGGCGAATGA
- a CDS encoding glycosyltransferase family protein, producing MNPLSDSAAAWSAGVILQARMGSTRLPGKVLRLAAGRPVLEWCLLRLAESQQCRRVIVATSTLPQDDAIAAFCDQRQVPCFRGSENDVLQRYYEAMRRFHVDPVIRVTADCPLIDAHVLDAMLPAYFARQADYLSNTLTRTFPRGYDLEIFSFAALQTAQQQAQQAYEREHVTPFIYQHPQLFKLAGYENDFDASALRVTVDTPEDLLVVDRIYQHFVQTGRGHHFTLPELVKLWSSQPDLAARNQHIRQKQLGE from the coding sequence ATGAACCCGCTCTCTGACAGTGCGGCGGCGTGGTCGGCAGGCGTCATTCTGCAGGCGCGCATGGGCTCGACTCGCTTGCCCGGCAAAGTGCTGCGCCTGGCCGCGGGCCGGCCGGTGCTCGAATGGTGCCTCTTGCGCCTGGCGGAATCGCAGCAGTGCCGCCGGGTGATCGTGGCCACCAGCACGCTGCCGCAGGATGATGCCATTGCGGCGTTCTGCGATCAGCGGCAAGTACCTTGCTTTCGCGGCAGTGAAAACGATGTGCTGCAGCGCTACTACGAAGCAATGCGCCGCTTTCACGTCGATCCGGTGATCCGCGTCACCGCCGACTGCCCGCTGATCGATGCGCACGTGCTCGATGCCATGCTGCCAGCCTACTTTGCCCGGCAGGCCGACTATCTGAGCAACACGCTGACGCGCACGTTCCCGCGCGGTTATGATCTCGAAATCTTTTCTTTCGCCGCGCTGCAAACGGCGCAGCAACAGGCGCAACAGGCCTACGAGCGCGAGCATGTCACGCCCTTCATCTACCAGCATCCCCAGTTGTTCAAACTGGCAGGCTACGAAAATGATTTCGATGCTTCGGCGCTGCGGGTGACAGTGGATACGCCGGAGGACTTGCTGGTGGTGGATCGCATCTATCAGCACTTCGTGCAAACGGGCCGCGGCCATCATTTCACCCTGCCGGAGCTGGTGAAGCTGTGGTCGAGCCAGCCCGACCTGGCGGCCCGCAATCAACACATTCGTCAGAAACAACTCGGTGAATAG
- a CDS encoding GNAT family N-acetyltransferase translates to MNTTIHLRPAAAHDSEDVLRWRNDPLTRANSFHSETISPEEHQRWFSQTLQRSDRLLLIGLADAGKIGVVRFDLAGDSAEINLNLAPEARGRGLGTALIVAGSGYLLQQHPAIAKIYANIKRENLASVRAFEKAGYRLLAGGEHATYVFTPDRSAAAGSRPNRRMIARQVMQLSSANVMVQAARFMKNFLLARLLGPQLFGLWNGLQILLVYGVNAHLGVLNAMNREVPLRRGRGQSAAIPALARVSLTFTMIATLALAVVLVLISISPLVDGLEAVALRLLAAVLLAQQLYQFFQFWLRADDQFALLSRTLVVSAVIELAVTVAWVYYVGFLGIFYGFLAGALVAVVLCLRAVNPAFWRLAFDFKLIPQLVRLGFPMMIVGLSYSLMTTLDRVLIINFLGTEQLGYYALGPLVLAALTYVPATINQVIYPKLGERYGATGEAPSVAGYVIRPTVITAYLMALVLGGAYLGLPLLLQLLPKYNAGLPAARILFAGFYFLSLVGASANLLVTINRQMQYLATLFAAIALGLLLNFAAIFAGWGIAGIAATTSVTYFLYAAGVIGFTARRYLGLSRRQLHRLAWRIVLPYGLAVASLAAALQIETGNPLLTPCLQLGAFVLAFSLLAFLPGRREMSS, encoded by the coding sequence ATGAACACCACCATCCATCTGCGCCCGGCTGCGGCGCACGACAGCGAAGATGTGCTGCGCTGGCGCAATGATCCCCTCACCCGCGCCAACTCCTTTCACAGCGAGACGATTTCTCCGGAAGAACACCAGCGCTGGTTCAGCCAGACGCTGCAGCGCAGCGACCGGCTGTTGCTCATCGGCCTGGCGGACGCCGGCAAGATCGGCGTCGTGCGCTTTGATCTCGCCGGCGACAGCGCGGAGATCAACCTCAACCTGGCACCGGAAGCGCGCGGCCGCGGGCTGGGCACGGCGTTGATTGTCGCCGGCAGCGGTTATTTGCTGCAGCAGCATCCGGCCATCGCGAAAATCTACGCGAATATCAAACGCGAGAACCTGGCCTCGGTTCGGGCGTTCGAGAAGGCCGGCTATCGTTTGCTGGCCGGCGGCGAGCACGCAACCTACGTTTTCACACCCGATCGCAGCGCGGCAGCCGGCAGCCGCCCCAACCGCCGCATGATTGCACGGCAGGTGATGCAATTGTCGAGCGCCAACGTGATGGTGCAGGCGGCGCGCTTCATGAAGAATTTTCTGCTGGCGCGGCTGCTCGGCCCGCAATTGTTCGGCTTGTGGAACGGCCTGCAAATTCTGCTGGTGTACGGCGTGAACGCGCATCTCGGCGTGCTCAATGCGATGAATCGCGAAGTGCCCTTGCGCCGCGGCCGCGGCCAGAGCGCAGCGATTCCGGCGCTGGCGCGCGTCAGCCTGACCTTCACCATGATCGCCACGCTGGCGCTGGCGGTGGTGCTCGTGCTGATCAGCATTTCGCCGCTGGTCGACGGTCTCGAAGCCGTGGCGTTGCGCCTGCTCGCCGCGGTGTTGCTGGCGCAACAGCTTTATCAATTCTTCCAATTTTGGCTGCGCGCCGATGATCAATTCGCCCTGCTCAGCCGCACGCTGGTCGTTTCGGCGGTGATCGAGCTGGCTGTGACGGTGGCGTGGGTTTATTATGTCGGCTTTCTCGGCATCTTCTACGGCTTTTTGGCCGGCGCGCTGGTGGCCGTCGTGCTCTGCCTGCGCGCGGTCAATCCCGCGTTTTGGCGCCTTGCTTTCGATTTCAAACTCATTCCGCAGTTGGTGCGGCTGGGTTTTCCGATGATGATCGTCGGCCTAAGCTACAGTTTGATGACGACGCTCGATCGCGTGTTGATCATCAACTTTCTCGGCACCGAGCAGCTCGGCTACTATGCCTTGGGGCCGCTGGTGCTGGCGGCGCTGACCTATGTGCCGGCCACCATCAATCAAGTGATCTACCCCAAGCTGGGCGAGCGTTACGGCGCGACCGGCGAAGCGCCCAGCGTGGCCGGCTATGTCATCCGGCCCACCGTCATCACAGCGTACCTCATGGCCTTGGTGTTGGGCGGCGCTTATCTCGGCCTGCCGCTGCTGCTGCAATTGCTGCCGAAATACAACGCCGGATTGCCGGCGGCGCGCATTCTGTTCGCGGGCTTCTATTTCCTCAGTCTGGTCGGCGCCAGTGCCAACTTGCTGGTCACCATCAACCGCCAGATGCAATACCTGGCCACGTTGTTCGCGGCGATTGCCCTGGGCTTGCTGCTCAATTTTGCCGCGATTTTCGCGGGCTGGGGCATTGCCGGCATTGCCGCCACCACCAGCGTCACCTATTTTCTTTATGCCGCCGGCGTCATTGGCTTCACCGCCCGGCGTTACCTCGGCCTGAGCCGCAGGCAACTCCATCGCCTGGCCTGGCGCATCGTGCTGCCCTATGGCCTGGCCGTGGCCAGCCTCGCCGCCGCCCTGCAGATTGAAACCGGCAATCCCCTGCTCACGCCCTGTCTGCAACTCGGTGCGTTTGTGCTGGCATTCAGCCTGCTCGCGTTCCTGCCCGGCCGCCGGGAGATGTCATCGTGA
- the pseG gene encoding UDP-2,4-diacetamido-2,4,6-trideoxy-beta-L-altropyranose hydrolase translates to MNRTIIFRTDGSRTIGVGHVYRCLALAEALRSRGCNACFAVTVTPAAIQDLIRQHGHQVEVLASGAPEITQLAALAERYATRLLCVDTYAVEAAYFRDLQATGWRTVCIDDFAGFAIAAEVVINHNAYAADLRYEVPAGTRLLLGPRYALLRRQFREARAAATAPAATPYLLVLIGGSDPHQWSLRLAHSLLAALPVNIVVVAGPATIGLPELQQLAQAHARLRVKSQPPDLPALMAGASLAVSGAGVTTYELACLGVPSLLLIVADNQRQNAAALGRLGIAQVLGWHADWQADAIAARAAALLDNGSERQAMAARGRRLVDGAGAERVAEEIVHEIDSSH, encoded by the coding sequence GTGAATAGAACCATTATCTTTCGCACCGACGGCAGCCGCACGATCGGCGTCGGCCATGTTTATCGCTGCCTGGCGCTGGCGGAAGCGCTGCGCAGCCGCGGCTGCAACGCCTGTTTTGCGGTAACAGTAACGCCGGCGGCGATTCAAGATTTGATTCGGCAGCACGGCCATCAGGTGGAGGTGCTCGCCAGCGGGGCGCCGGAAATCACGCAGCTTGCCGCGTTGGCGGAACGATACGCCACGCGTTTGCTTTGCGTCGATACCTACGCGGTGGAGGCGGCGTATTTCCGCGACTTGCAGGCCACGGGCTGGCGCACGGTGTGCATCGATGACTTTGCCGGCTTTGCGATCGCAGCGGAGGTGGTGATCAATCACAACGCCTACGCCGCGGATTTGCGCTACGAAGTTCCGGCCGGCACGCGCTTGCTGCTCGGTCCGCGCTATGCGCTGTTGCGGCGGCAGTTTCGTGAAGCGCGCGCGGCGGCCACTGCACCGGCGGCGACGCCTTACCTGCTGGTGCTGATCGGTGGCTCGGATCCGCATCAATGGAGTTTGCGCTTGGCACACAGTCTGTTGGCCGCGCTGCCGGTCAACATCGTGGTCGTGGCCGGGCCGGCAACCATCGGGCTGCCGGAATTGCAGCAACTGGCGCAGGCGCACGCCCGCCTGCGCGTGAAAAGCCAGCCGCCGGATTTGCCGGCCCTGATGGCCGGCGCCAGCCTCGCGGTCAGCGGCGCCGGCGTGACGACGTATGAGCTGGCCTGCCTCGGTGTGCCCAGTTTGTTGTTGATTGTCGCCGATAATCAGCGGCAAAATGCGGCGGCGCTCGGCCGCTTGGGCATTGCGCAGGTGTTGGGCTGGCATGCAGACTGGCAGGCGGACGCTATTGCCGCTCGCGCGGCTGCGCTGTTGGACAATGGCAGTGAACGGCAAGCGATGGCGGCGCGTGGCCGGCGCCTGGTGGATGGCGCCGGCGCGGAACGCGTTGCCGAGGAGATCGTGCATGAAATCGATTCGTCTCACTGA
- a CDS encoding N-acetylneuraminate synthase family protein — MKSIRLTESRCLGEGEPCFVIAEAGSNHNRDFALAQKLIEVAAEAGADSVKFQIFTADKIYSKKTPKMSYLKEKQLTQESETVYDLIKKLELPREWLPDLQAYSEQKGIIFSATPFDLEAVDLLAKLDVPFYKVASFEITHLPLLRHISRTGKPIILSTGMANLADIERALEVIQQAGSSEVILLHCAINYPPAYEDIHLRAIATLRRAFEVPVGFSDHTLDNVCPIAAVALGACVIEKHYTTDRALPGPDHPFAMDPPQLREMIAAIRKTEKALGHSLKRHTAAEAELHQLARRSLVAACDIPAGTAITAAMLEVKRPGFGIPTHLMDLVVGRTARVNIAADDILSWDMIG, encoded by the coding sequence ATGAAATCGATTCGTCTCACTGAGTCCCGCTGCCTCGGCGAGGGCGAGCCGTGCTTCGTGATTGCGGAAGCCGGCTCCAACCACAATCGCGATTTTGCGCTGGCACAGAAGCTCATCGAGGTCGCGGCTGAGGCCGGCGCCGACAGCGTCAAATTTCAAATCTTCACCGCCGACAAGATCTATTCGAAAAAGACGCCGAAGATGAGCTATTTGAAGGAAAAGCAGCTCACGCAGGAAAGCGAGACGGTGTATGATTTGATCAAGAAACTCGAGCTGCCGCGTGAGTGGCTGCCGGACTTGCAGGCCTACAGCGAACAAAAAGGCATCATCTTCTCCGCCACGCCCTTCGACCTCGAAGCGGTCGATCTGCTGGCAAAACTCGACGTGCCCTTCTACAAAGTCGCCTCGTTTGAGATTACGCATCTGCCGCTGTTGCGGCACATCAGCCGCACCGGCAAGCCCATCATTCTCTCCACCGGCATGGCCAACCTGGCGGACATCGAGCGCGCACTGGAGGTAATTCAGCAGGCCGGCAGCAGCGAGGTGATCCTGCTGCACTGTGCCATCAACTATCCGCCGGCCTATGAAGACATTCATCTGCGTGCGATCGCCACCTTGCGCCGCGCCTTCGAAGTGCCGGTGGGCTTTTCCGATCACACGCTCGACAACGTGTGCCCGATCGCGGCGGTGGCGCTGGGCGCGTGCGTTATCGAGAAACATTACACCACCGACCGCGCGCTGCCCGGGCCTGATCATCCGTTTGCGATGGACCCGCCGCAACTGCGTGAGATGATCGCCGCCATTCGCAAAACCGAAAAGGCGCTGGGCCACAGCCTGAAGCGGCACACCGCCGCCGAAGCAGAATTACACCAGCTTGCGCGGCGCAGTTTGGTGGCGGCCTGTGATATTCCCGCCGGCACGGCCATCACTGCGGCGATGCTGGAAGTGAAACGGCCGGGCTTCGGCATTCCCACGCACTTGATGGATTTGGTCGTCGGCCGCACGGCGCGGGTCAACATCGCAGCCGACGACATTCTTTCCTGGGATATGATTGGCTGA
- a CDS encoding T9SS type A sorting domain-containing protein, with protein sequence MFFKKSACLIVAVVLIPLVLSAQTQWQTYPGNPLITANVFYSMDPAVVFNPATGLYQMWYTADQEGHYYVFYATSEDGLAWEKFGGNPVLSPGPESAWDGWHARCSAVVFDGEKYHMFYMGASYSSRERIGLATSFDGIHWQKYQNNPILGPGAPGTWDQTQVYHPEVYFDGAMFYLWYAGYNGSTMRGGLATSPDGMHWTKHPANPVLQVGAPGEWDDYGVWPNSGVVRSDGVFYLLYSAASNQNTSRGAIGLATSADGVHWTKHQGNPVLRAGAPGSWNQAGLGPGALLFDGTYFKLWFAGHTNPTNTWHIGYAQSARGAATDFALEFDGRDDIVKIPDAGNALDLDDFTIEAWVYRLSANANHMLVSKAEAGETAAVNSNFWLWIKDNNRAEVGWELANSENQQVEGTTAIAPNKWYHLAGVRAAGASTLRIYVNGELDAPPHPTSGQPNRQDVPVYLGDTPGVANEKFHGIIDEVRIWNVARSAAEIRATMNAEITGSEPGLVGYWRLNEGEGQLVHDQSPSGNHGQRGLLPEAESADPRWVGVARTGGDCAGIPLPAAEAYGNINGQDQSHADRVVYCFPGQPGDLYLSFAAYDIDSPTEVALRLNGMKVFDVPVTLNNGWSGLFGVLLPDDLINDLGSNELVFDNVKNPPKNWRWGVRQVSVDRFQALPSFAALGNIKGGDQSHADKVVYFFSGQPGDLRLAYEVYDIDHPNELDLLLNGVKLHDEAVTSNESWSGPRTLLLPDEFANDAGINVLIFENTQNPPRQWLWGVRNVSLEPVTTQSLALALPANIKFAGEQVQWPSLLFDGRVQPPARPLGDDAELPDSTFAGATTVAVGGRLTVDLTAAQPIDAFVLHPDPNAQRYFHLQLEASLDGQSWQPMMTSSGVALQGTQFVSLPRLWARFLRLRGASMLVATDSLEVAGAEAEFWRQQDELIAQAPRAALAVAELVLLSRTGSVRVNDPVAALPVAYRLAQNFPNPFNPTTTIQFDLPRPGRVQLAIYDVNGTCVRVLQEGNLPAGAHAVTFEPRGLASGIYFYRLEAGGFRATRKLLLLR encoded by the coding sequence ATGTTCTTCAAAAAAAGTGCCTGCCTCATCGTCGCCGTTGTGCTTATCCCCCTCGTTCTATCAGCACAAACCCAGTGGCAAACCTATCCCGGCAATCCCCTCATCACTGCAAATGTTTTCTATTCGATGGATCCCGCAGTGGTATTCAATCCGGCGACCGGCCTCTACCAGATGTGGTATACTGCTGATCAAGAGGGCCACTACTATGTCTTCTATGCTACTTCTGAAGATGGCCTCGCCTGGGAGAAATTCGGCGGTAACCCCGTGCTCAGCCCCGGGCCGGAGAGTGCCTGGGATGGCTGGCATGCGCGCTGCTCTGCCGTGGTTTTCGATGGTGAGAAATATCACATGTTCTACATGGGCGCCAGTTACAGCTCACGTGAGCGGATCGGCCTCGCGACCTCTTTCGACGGCATTCACTGGCAAAAGTATCAGAACAATCCGATCCTGGGGCCGGGTGCGCCGGGAACATGGGATCAAACCCAGGTCTATCATCCTGAAGTCTATTTCGACGGCGCGATGTTCTATCTCTGGTACGCCGGCTACAACGGCAGCACGATGCGCGGCGGCTTGGCAACCTCACCGGATGGCATGCACTGGACGAAACATCCGGCAAATCCTGTGTTGCAGGTGGGCGCACCGGGCGAGTGGGATGACTACGGTGTGTGGCCCAACAGCGGCGTGGTCCGCAGCGACGGCGTTTTCTATCTGCTGTATTCCGCAGCGAGCAACCAGAACACCAGCAGGGGCGCAATCGGTTTGGCGACCTCTGCGGATGGCGTGCACTGGACGAAACACCAAGGCAACCCCGTGCTGCGCGCCGGCGCGCCGGGTTCGTGGAATCAAGCGGGACTCGGGCCGGGAGCGCTGCTTTTCGATGGTACGTATTTCAAGCTTTGGTTTGCGGGCCACACCAATCCCACCAACACCTGGCACATCGGCTATGCGCAATCAGCGCGCGGTGCTGCCACGGATTTCGCTTTGGAGTTCGATGGCCGCGATGACATCGTAAAGATCCCGGACGCCGGCAATGCGCTCGACTTGGACGATTTCACCATCGAGGCCTGGGTTTACCGGCTGTCCGCGAATGCCAACCACATGCTGGTCTCCAAAGCCGAAGCGGGCGAAACCGCGGCAGTGAATTCCAACTTCTGGTTGTGGATCAAAGACAATAATCGCGCCGAAGTGGGCTGGGAGCTGGCGAATTCGGAAAATCAGCAGGTGGAGGGCACCACCGCAATCGCGCCCAACAAGTGGTATCACCTCGCCGGCGTGCGCGCGGCCGGTGCCAGCACGTTGCGCATTTATGTGAATGGCGAATTGGACGCGCCGCCTCATCCCACCAGCGGGCAGCCGAACCGGCAAGATGTTCCCGTCTATCTGGGCGACACGCCGGGCGTTGCAAATGAGAAGTTCCACGGCATCATCGATGAGGTGCGCATTTGGAATGTCGCGCGCAGCGCAGCCGAGATTCGCGCCACGATGAATGCCGAAATCACCGGTTCGGAACCTGGCCTGGTCGGTTATTGGCGACTGAATGAAGGCGAAGGCCAGCTCGTGCATGATCAGAGTCCCTCCGGCAATCACGGCCAGCGGGGATTGCTGCCGGAGGCGGAGAGTGCGGATCCGCGCTGGGTCGGCGTCGCGCGGACGGGCGGAGATTGTGCCGGCATACCGCTGCCTGCCGCGGAAGCTTATGGCAACATCAACGGTCAGGATCAATCCCATGCAGATCGCGTTGTGTATTGTTTCCCCGGCCAGCCCGGTGATTTGTATCTCTCCTTTGCCGCCTATGATATCGACTCACCCACCGAGGTTGCCCTCCGCTTGAACGGCATGAAAGTGTTCGACGTGCCGGTGACTCTCAACAACGGCTGGAGCGGATTGTTCGGCGTGTTGCTGCCGGATGATTTGATCAACGACTTGGGATCAAATGAACTGGTTTTCGACAACGTCAAAAATCCACCGAAGAATTGGCGCTGGGGCGTGCGGCAGGTTTCGGTTGATCGCTTTCAAGCGCTGCCTTCGTTCGCGGCTTTGGGCAATATCAAAGGCGGCGATCAATCCCATGCCGACAAGGTTGTTTACTTCTTCTCGGGCCAGCCCGGCGATCTCCGCCTGGCGTATGAAGTCTATGATATCGACCATCCCAACGAGCTGGACCTGCTGCTCAATGGCGTGAAGCTGCACGACGAGGCGGTCACCTCCAACGAGTCCTGGAGCGGGCCGCGCACACTGTTGTTACCGGACGAGTTTGCCAATGATGCCGGCATCAATGTCTTGATCTTCGAGAACACGCAAAACCCGCCGCGGCAGTGGCTGTGGGGTGTGCGCAACGTCAGCCTCGAGCCGGTCACGACGCAATCACTCGCGCTGGCACTGCCGGCGAATATCAAGTTCGCGGGCGAACAAGTTCAATGGCCTTCCTTGTTGTTTGATGGCCGGGTGCAGCCGCCCGCGCGGCCGCTGGGAGATGATGCCGAGCTTCCCGACAGCACATTTGCCGGCGCCACCACTGTGGCTGTGGGCGGCAGACTCACCGTGGATTTGACCGCGGCCCAACCGATCGACGCTTTCGTGCTGCATCCGGATCCGAATGCCCAGCGATACTTCCACCTTCAGCTCGAAGCCTCGCTCGACGGGCAATCCTGGCAGCCCATGATGACGAGTTCCGGCGTGGCTTTGCAGGGCACACAGTTCGTGTCGCTGCCGCGCCTGTGGGCGCGTTTCCTGCGCTTGCGCGGCGCCAGCATGCTGGTTGCCACCGACTCGCTCGAGGTTGCCGGCGCGGAAGCGGAATTCTGGCGGCAGCAGGATGAGCTGATCGCGCAGGCGCCCCGCGCGGCGCTGGCCGTGGCGGAATTGGTCTTGCTCTCGCGGACAGGCAGTGTGCGCGTCAACGATCCGGTTGCCGCGCTGCCGGTCGCCTACCGCCTGGCGCAAAACTTCCCCAATCCTTTCAATCCAACGACCACCATCCAGTTTGACTTGCCACGGCCGGGCCGCGTGCAGTTGGCGATCTATGATGTCAACGGCACGTGCGTGCGCGTGCTGCAGGAGGGCAACCTGCCGGCCGGCGCACATGCCGTCACCTTCGAGCCGCGCGGGCTTGCATCCGGAATCTACTTCTATCGTCTGGAAGCGGGCGGTTTCCGCGCCACGCGCAAACTGCTGTTGCTCAGGTGA